In the genome of Candida dubliniensis CD36 chromosome 3, complete sequence, the window ATTAGATACTGCAATGAAACACAGTTCAACTTGTACCAAGAAAACGTATTATTTAAGTTGATTTTGGTTGGCGATTTTCATTTGTCGGCGATCTTCGAACACACTATTGGCGATGGTCTAGTGGCGAATTATTTTCATGAAGTTTTGCTTAAAAATTTGGCAGAATGTGAGTTGATGGAAAACACTTTATTTGAAGATCAATTTGGGCCATTGGTTTTTGAAAACATAGAACTAAAAGATGAGATACTCAACTTTGAAAAGGACAGAATCTACATCAAGAATTCTTTACCACCACCTATTGATCCGTTTCTTGAGGACATTGATTTGGACTATAGTTTTGGCGACCCATATTTCCAAGACAAGGTTATTCCAGAAGGTTTCCCAAATAAATGGAGGGGAAGATTTGATACTGTTGACACACACGATATTAGTTTCAAGTTAATAAACTTTAGCAGACAAGAAACGAAAGAAATATTATCCAAATGCAAAGAACATAAAGTAGGCATAACCTCATATATCGAAGTTGTTAACGCGTTGACTTTCCAGCCAGTTTTTGGAGACAATTCATTCACCACACACAGAACCGCCATGACATTAAGAAGACACTATACTCCTGATTTAGCAGAATACCCttacaaaaaaatcttGTCAGATCCAGAATACAAAATCTTTGGAACCCTGGCTCACATGGGATTTGTTCAGAATTTCCCACCAATTAAAGCGTTTTCTTGGGATTTGGTGAAGAAAGTTAatcttgatttatcaaagGCTGTTAGGAATAAACGCGCTTTGAACCAAATGAAACCTTGGAAGGATGCAGGGGACTTGTTGgacgaaaaaaaatatggcGTTCTTTGAAGCACAATACAATAAACCAAAGGCTGATGCTgtcaaaatttcaaacttGGGGTTTATTGAGCTACCAGAATATGTCaccaaaaataacaaaacaTGGGTGATCAGTGATATGGTGTTTTCTCAAGACATGGCACCGTATGCTTCAGAGTTTATGTTGAGTGTAGTGAGCACACCCATCGGTGGAAtgaattttgttttaagtTACTACGATTATTCTTTTGACGATGTGAATTGGGAGAACTTTGACGAATTTGTCATTAAGTTGCGCAACAACATGCTCCAATATGCAGTTATTTAAGCCAACGCAATGTCAAGAATTCATGTCAAGTCTACAATTAAGGCAGATCTTCTTTTACTACAATTCGCCAGtgataatgaaataattACAGAATTTGTGTTTGAGGGTTTGTCaaacaacatcatcaaaagTGTATAAGAAGCAACCATCATAGGATTTGTATAACCAAACTAtaacaaacaatttatcTATTCTTCTTACCAGCGTATTTCTTTCTAATAAGTGCAAAAggttttaattgtttaaacGTGAACTGCATAATGTATTCAACCAACCAAAATGGATAAAAAAGACCAAGAATATGTAAAATATAGGAATTCGATCCTCCATAAAGATTGAATTTGCTAGATTTTTTGGTAATTTGACCAACCATATTTTTGGCATATTTCTGGGGAGGGATACCCAAATCCACAGCCATTCTTTGAGAAGCCATACCACTCTCTATTATCCCATCCACATTGAATGGGGAATCGGCAAATTGGGTTTTCATTTCTTCGATATTATTCTCTTCCGCCCCAATTTGAGTTTGAACGCCTCCAGTGATCACACTATGAACTTTGACTCCAAATGGCTCCATTTCCCCATGCAATGTCTTGGCATAAGCATCGATTGCTGCTTTGGTTGCACTATAAGCAGAAACCCACGACAATGGAACTCTTGCAGCAACTGAACTTGTGAAAATTATCGACCCTTTAGACTTGATAACCATAGGAGCAAAATGTTTTGTCATGTTAATATGTCCAATGACATTAACTTGAAATATCCAATTCAACTTATCTTCAGGGATCTCAATAGCGGGCTGGCCAATAGCAATACCAGCATTATTGTACAAAATGTCTAAGTACCCACCTGTTTCTTTTATAACAAGCTCTTTAACTCGTTTAATGTCTTCCAAATTGGTGATATCACATGCAATGGATATTAAACCATACTCGTCCTCTAATGGCTTTTGCAAATGCAAAACCAGTTTAGGAGAACACCCAATAACCTTGTATCCACGTAAAGAAAACTCTTTAGCCAAGGCATATCCAATACCTGACGAAGCACCCGTAATCAATGCAAATTTCTGCTGAGACATTGTTGCAAATATAGTtcaatgaaaaaagaaaatatacttttatataattaatgGTTTGAAACTTTATCCATCCAAATTGACTGCATAAGAATCTATTTTTATAACTTTAGATCCTATTTTATCACATGTTAGATTGCTCCTGGGATCCTTTCAAGTGGGGTCAAACTCGATCAATGTAAAGAGATTAATTACCTGAAATAGGAAACTATCTAAAGATATCTAAAGATGAACGGAAAA includes:
- a CDS encoding N-acetyltransferase, putative (Similar to S. cerevisiae SLI1;~In S. cerevisiae: potential roles in lipid and sterol metabolism; responsible for the major part of volatile acetate ester production during fermentation), which gives rise to MTVNNSIVYSRPLSVSENFFRCRTASGNYRNFVVTATYNQGLKKNLHILVKALRKTLLEYPILATTVQFDKTVNAFANVPLKSIKLNDILFFESDKEWLTEGVINENFIRYCNETQFNLYQENVLFKLILVGDFHLSAIFEHTIGDGLVANYFHEVLLKNLAECELMENTLFEDQFGPLVFENIELKDEILNFEKDRIYIKNSLPPPIDPFLEDIDLDYSFGDPYFQDKVIPEGFPNKWRGRFDTVDTHDISFKLINFSRQETKEILSKCKEHKVGITSYIEVVNALTFQPVFGDNSFTTHRTAMTLRRHYTPDLAEYPYKKILSDPEYKIFGTSAHMGFVQNFPPIKAFSWDLVKKVNLDLSKAVRNKRALNQMKPWKDAGDLLDEKKYGVL
- a CDS encoding NADPH-dependent 1-acyldihydroxyacetone phosphate reductase, putative (Similar to S. cerevisiae AYR1;~In S. cerevisiae: NADPH-dependent 1-acyl dihydroxyacetone phosphate reductase found in lipid particles, ER, and mitochondrial outer membrane; involved in phosphatidic acid biosynthesis; required for spore germination; capable of metabolizing steroid hormones), which gives rise to MSQQKFALITGASSGIGYALAKEFSLRGYKVIGCSPKSVLHLQKPLEDEYGLISIACDITNLEDIKRVKELVIKETGGYLDILYNNAGIAIGQPAIEIPEDKLNWIFQVNVIGHINMTKHFAPMVIKSKGSIIFTSSVAARVPLSWVSAYSATKAAIDAYAKTLHGEMEPFGVKVHSVITGGVQTQIGAEENNIEEMKTQFADSPFNVDGIIESGMASQRMAVDLGIPPQKYAKNMVGQITKKSSKFNLYGGSNSYILHILGLFYPFWLVEYIMQFTFKQLKPFALIRKKYAGKKNR